The Mya arenaria isolate MELC-2E11 chromosome 15, ASM2691426v1 genomic sequence AGGTTAACTTGATGTAAAACAAAGCTGGCGAATTAAACGCCTCATATCACGCTGACTCGGCATTAACTGTAATTAGTCATTCTCTGTGCACtgcatcatttttaaacttCTAAAGTCTCATATGTTATGAACactgcaaacaaaatatttaaattgaaaggGTTGAAAGCCGTTTTTGATGCGCATGCGATCTGTCTTTTGTTTTCGTAATTTCTTTGTGATGTTTATACGTGTGagtatcttttctttttttgggCCCTTGCCCTGGCCTCTAAAcaggatttattttaaatctttctCATACCGGATATGTCTTTGTATCtttcattgcattattgtaaaatacaaaaagtagTTTCGGTCCTTTGATTAGGCGATTGATATGCCTGACAACGCATCGATTGTCAATTTGAAACTAGTAAAGAATTATCACTTAGCTTTTACAACATTCCATATACATGTTAAACTTAGCTGCAGCAAACAGTAtgtaatttcaattatttttgtttatccaagtttgatattgaattTATACAATTCAAATCAAGCAACGTCATATGTCGGATGTCAAATGTGCAACATAAAGATCAACTTTAGCTTTACGTATATGTTTTCACCagataaaaaaaagaagttttgatAAGTATATATCAATAGTTACGACAAAATAGGTACAACAAAGTTACAATACACATATCCGATGTCATATCAGGCATGCTCATTTACCAGGAACTGCTGAACAAGACCTCAAGAGTCTCGAGGAGGATTTCTGGTCATGGCGCATGCGCTACAACCCTTCAACGTCTACGTTCCAGGGACTTAGCAAATACGATGATCTTATGGAATCCTACAATATAACAACGTTCGAAACAAGACGAGTATGTTTTCAGTCAGGTTTAAGTATAACTTAAATGCAGCCAATTGAACAACACCTTGATAAGTTATCCATCAGTTATGTGTTTGGTTAGTTTGCAGATTTAAGTGATCTGATAGGTTAGTATTGTTATTGGATTAATATCGACCAACCAATTCACATTTTGGTGAACTTTGACCCAGCCAAAGAATAAACCAGttgtatacaattggctgctgatgtTCTTGTTAAATACACAATGTAGTACGACACGTACATGACTACATGTATGTGATATTTACACTTTTGGAGTGCTTCCTTAGATGGAAATAAATTGTCAATTGCAATCATATTCcgatttaaatgttaacatgtgTAAGAATACCTCTGATAGTACAACACGACATGTGCTTGGTAAATGACGTTTTATCTCAGTAGAATGTATATGACGTCGATTAAACAAGAGACGTCATTGGCACCGCTGCTGTTCAAACAAGCGAATTTATACTACGTTAGATTGACTTTAAAACTTTATAGTCAGCGTAGAGTGGCGTTATCCTAGAGAAAAATCGCATTTACTGATTGTTTATctgtgtattaaaacatttggcCAGTGCTCGAATAATCACGAAGTATTTCTCTGACGATGAACTGaccatatgttttttatataccGATGagcaacaattttaatatttattgaatcCTTAAATAAAACGGCGTGTAATTTGCATATTGAACCATCCTTGAATTATCAATTGATCACTCAAGCTTACACATAAAAGCaacttaaacaaaatgcattgcaCTCTTCCCTATACTCAACTTACTTGTACTATTATCCATATATTCAGATATTATATTTAGGTAGTGAACGTATCTAcaacatattcaataaacaatacaaagggataatgtatattgatataaacaaatagGTACGCTTTAAGAGATAAAAAGGTTGTTTACTAAACATGAATCTGAATAAAGAACATATCAGAATTTAAGATTTCTTTTCAGATTGATACCGAAGCTTTTCGAAATCGACTTTTGCTTATCTCACGAGTCGATCTTGACCCTAGTGGCAAGGTAAACTATGACATCTTAAATGACACCCTTGAAACATTTCTGGAGGGAAACAAGTGGGCAGAGTGAGTTATGATCCATTGTAAACCTTATATTATCTATTCATTTATGAGCACATTGACATACTTCTTATTGGAAGATATACGGTCACccaattgtttaatattgcaataaatatttggTCGTACATGGTTAGAGTTGCTCGAGTAGATGTATTTCTTTTCCTGATATTTTATGAGGTAGaactttaatatatttgaatggGTGTTGCAATGAGCATGTATAGTTACTGTACAATAATCTTATGTTACACATTAGTTTAATGACAATAAGACTGTAGACTATGTACGActcttgatatatatttttttctaaatgccCCTATATGCGCATTCGACGCAGGGGCTGCGGGGTTCGGCTGAggcatttgtaaatttattagaaatattattcattaaagtatttataaaagaaatacgTATAACAGCGTATTGgatatgttatgtttttcaaaacgtgttcattttttaaaatttgtttgtttgaatatattaaatgtcATACAGCAACTGTGGAACATAGTTCTATCATTGCAAGCTTAGAACCGTTCACATAACCTTGCTTTTCCTTCGCACttcgaaaaaaagagaaatatttcTGTCATAATTTCTAATACTTGACCGGATCGAGTATTTTAAGTTTTCCATTGTTTCAAGTGATTCGTTCATGTGAGATATCACAAAATAAAGTTCGatgtattatcctgtataacTGCAAGTTACTAGACTGAACAATCACACTGATTTGCAAATCCAAATATAATAGGTTATTTTCTATTACCTGTTGCTTCAGTATTATccttaagttgttgtttttgtactgttttccaaaataaatgtaattattaaagtatatattacatacatCGCAGGTATGGAGCATTAAGTCCCATCAGTTTTCTTGGTGGAATTCAGCTTTACTATGGACCATATTTCTCCTATGGGAGCTCTCGTGGTGATTTCGAGAATTACATTGCCAGATTGCGCGCCGTACAAACACAGGTGACATTTTTTGATCCATGGATGTAAATTGTAGGTTTCAATTCAAGCACCATTTagaatgtttgcatttttaaatttgacatcACAAATGCAGATTCAaccaaattgttaaaaaactccAACAAGACGtgtttcaaaactatttacTGGCGATTACTTAATCCATTAATCGCAGTCTTgagtaaaatgttttgttgatgtaTTTCTTTCAAAGGTAAATGAAATCAAGGAACTCGGGCGAAGAGCTATTGCCTTGAACAGGACGTTGCATAATGTTTCAATGGTAAGTTTATTTTGAGCATTTTGAACTCCGGAACTGGTAGTACcttgtattatatttaaaacatacagtTCAGgggtgtttattttgtttataatcgactttaaagggactagacaccagatgctACAACTGCAaggaaagaagaaaattgtcaaaaatttacataaaattgcTATCGTTGTGTTTAACGCATTGAATCTGTATTACCTTTGAATCACAAGACTAACGACATATGTATCTTTTGAAGCTTTTGCGTGTTTCTCAATTCGAAAATTAAATGCGtctgtctaccacgtaaattatactttaaaataaGCGTCGGTATACGTACCTGTACTTATCaagtgactttcacatgctaaatctACACACTAttaactgggaaaccattatgcgctgtTTTTTAAAGGGTCAACTCAGCTAAGAAAACAGCGTCAAACTATCCTTTTATTCGTGTAGAATGACAatcatactagctcgtattgacaagtCTATGCTAGTtgtgaggaaatactgtatttgtcgattttggaagcatctggtgtctagtccctttaaatacaaataaatctaGTAGGCCGTTTGTAATATTCATTGGCAATTGCCCCACCGATTCACCGAGAATGACCCTCCCTTgttccttttttttcttttaggtGTAAGCAATCTTTAATAATTTGACATATATGTTTGCGTTATATTGTTTAGTGCATATCTtacttagaaaaaaaataccGATCGACCAACTGAACAAGAATCTTTTTATCTATCGTAAAGACGATCATAGCATTCCTTTCGTGAACAAATGCtatcaatattatttctatttatacaTCATGTACGTGCCATGAGTTCATCAAATTGACAAAGTGTCATACTTTGTAGGCAAAGGTCCCAGGTCAAATTGATCGACTTATTTTTGATCATCCAGAAAATTCCTCATATTTCCTGATTTTTGGCGACGAATTGTATAACAACTcgaatattcaaaatcaaactgaAAAGTAAGTAAACATTAATTCTTCTACAAATAtcctgtatttaaaacaaacatattgaaaaagGCTTCTCTTTTGTTGACAGACATGTGgtcatatttgttataataataaatgtcttCACAATACACCacaactaaaaatatattttcatcaacAAAGTTCTTTTCAATATAGAGTATAACTGGATATTCTCGACAGCAAAATTGTTACGGTGTTTTATCGCTGAAAAATGCCATAACAAACATGCCACTGTTGACACATACCTTGGCTGATATATGCTTTGCCAACCACACGCCTCGACAACACATGCATTGACAAGTTGCCTTGCCAAAACATGCCTTGAACACATGCCATACATTAAAAAGCATGGTTAAAGTATGCCTTGTCTATCTGAAAAACTGTCCTGACTTCAACTTACCTAACTACTCTAAAACTACTGAGGTAAAAAGTTCCGTTCAAAACAAgaataagaatataattataccatattatacaaaatgtgttcatttttcaGAGATGAAATAAAAAGTCGAGGAAGTAAAGCAGTGGTAGCTTACATGGATGCAATGACGGACCTGAAAACATTCATAACAGATGTAATGCTAATTTACATATTCCCATGTCATACATATAATAACACACCTGAATGTACTTCTGTGCATTGTTAAAAAGCCAATCCACGATTAAATATAACACACTCGGATAATATGAATGCTCTTCTACATAACGGATTGCTAAGTATTACATTTGTTCAAATCCGTTATTCAgaactaaaacaaaatcatttgtttaCTTATATTTTACCAATTATCGTTTTTGCCTAACGTGTTGCCTTAACGAATAGGAGTATATGCCCGCCGCTCGCTCGCAATGGGGAGTGTATGCTTGGGACTCCAGTAATAACTACTACAGGGCATGTCTCAAATGGCATCTCTCGTTTGAGATGTCCCCTGAAGATGTTCATAATCTTGGCATTCAGGAAGTCGACAAAATTACGACTGCTATGCATAAGGTAAGAAATAGTATATTTAGTAGATTTCCGAAAAGTGTAGAAGCCTTTATCTTTAGTTTGTGGTGCTATTGCCACCTCGTCGTCCAAGATGTAGTTAGTTCTTCTTGAGCATTCGGAACTTTGACCCTAAGCGTAAAAggtatacaaaacaatacatgaatacaACCACAGCCGgccaattatttaaaaaaaagagggGTTGGAATTTTGAATAACGTACGTCTGATCACCTAAAAGCAAAAAGTATATGGTATAATAGAGTTCTTTGTGGCTTGCGTTTCTCCTTAAAGCATGTTGACAGTTGAGTctgaaatagtgcattttggTCGTAATTAATACAAGGGttgtaatgataaaataaatcagcAAGTTACTGCCTATTTAACAATCTTGAACACTATCCAAACGGTTCATCAATATTGTTAAAGTCACCGCATTGgagcagtgaaaatattaaagcttTGTTAAAGCTCCGTTTACTAGCGCTAAAATGCACACCTGTTCGACCATTTAATACCAAAGGAATAATCACATAAAGGTCACCGGAAAGGTCATCGAAAACAAAGTATTCTCGAGGGCCCGACTCTACACATCAGTTCAATATATCTCTTCGATGTTAAATtgcattcaaaaatataacacactacttttcttttttttaagatcTTAGACAAGCAAGACTTCAAAGGGACAGTTTCTGATTTTTTCAAGAGTCTGGAAAACGACACAAGAGCTTTTTCTGACAACCAGGTATGAAAAGActatcaaaacataaataactatACTCGTAGCTATACGTCTAGCGGTGACTTTGAATATTTAGCCAAATCAATATTAACGATTTTAAAGAAGCAATAAAGATAGATATCGTAaaacttgtttgtttgtatttcataataaatcGTCCTGCAATATTCTATTAtcaatgatatgttttatcCATATCTTAGAGTGATTGAGATATTTTTAAGGGCAGTGAAACATGTAACCGTCACAAAATGACTTTTTGTATTGCAGACCTACATTTTGCAGTTTTACAATGACACAGTCTTCAAGAGGATAAATCCTAAACTTGGCAAACTGTTTAAGGACATCCCAGATGTTCCTCTTGAGTAAGGCAATACAATATTCGATCTTAAATCActgatgaaattgttttaaactgacTCAATAAAGAATTTCATGTCATCGGTGATTATTTGTTTTgcgttttgttaaaaatgagtcatttttatttgaagatgcACCCTTAATctcaaataagatgtaccacaattaatacgatTGTTTTAACTTAGCCGAAAGGAGAAAAGCATCTCGAAAAAAgtgtttcttatgaaggatactgtgttttatCTGAAAGAAAGCTGCAGATAGCATGGTAACTACAGCATTTTACTAGGTTGATAGCAAACtgtttaatcaaaatcaaatgcaAAATTGTAACAGAATAAAAGCCTCTTCCTCCGACGGACTTGGTGGTGGCTACTCATCGGCGTCCGAAACCTCTCCTGGTAGATTCACCATTAACCTTTTCCGACCAAAGGAAGTGTGAGTATCAAGCGTAACGACTCTcatttacttttgaaataattttattttatctatacaatgaatttatatatggtttttttttataaataaaatgtgtttttattcccaccccccccccccccccaaaaaaagaaGAGGTATCTGCTCAGTAAAAATCACAAACTTCTTATACAATTTTTAGTACATAAAGCGTAAAATTCTTAAACgttatgataataaattatCAACAGCGTTCACATTATTTGCACAAAAAAGTccacataataaattatgtatgatcATGTTTTATAAGCTTGGATTATGTCTGCTCATAAAATGTCTCAAgcataaataaagtatttttaaaagtttctcaaaacttaaaaaaaatgttgtgcGCTCttatttgctttattgttttcaagaaaatgtaATAATTCACTCTTTAATTATTAACTGCTAAATCATTCTCTCCACATAACCAGACCTTTGTTTGAGGCTATGGCACTGTCCCTACACGAGGCAAACCCGGGACACCACATGCaagtaagtttgtttttattcaattaatcaGTTTATCTAAATTATCTTTCTATCAATACGATGAAAAAGGCAGATGCGAAATAATGACCGAATACCCTGTTATACTTACAAAACTATCTATGAGGGTTGTTCGGATAGCGCAGTGGTACGCGCAATCTTTTCTAACCAAGTCGACCCGGGTGAGTtcgtgagtttggttggtggtcgcCAAGCAAGACAAGTGGGTTTtatccgggttctccggttccCACCACAACACATGACCACCCTCtgtcaacgagagtgattaatataagatACAattacttgtttcacaatcgttgtaaaaatgaATATAGTTTAAACTAAAACGCATAAGCAGACACTACAACTAATGTTAGTACGAGTAagacaaacaatttttatatcATGTGTGTGTAAACAATTATAGAAACACTTGTGATGCGTTGTTATCCTCAGTTCTCACATTTACATATACCCATGATTGTTTTTCACTACAGCATAGTTATTCAATGAAAGCAGATTTACCGGAATTTCGACGAGACCCGATGTTGTCTTTCTACAACATTCCAAACTGGTTTCCATATTATTCTTCATATCAAGAGgtaatttaatttataacatgATAGCAATACATGCTACCTGTTAcattcaatatataattatgttgtttaaaaatgtatttcgaATAGacataatgaataaaataactgTTCCGTCTAAGGAACCATGCCTCtttgtttctgaaaaatatgtattcattcatGCAATATTTGTAAGCTATGGGTTATATGCATGTAGCTATTTTGGgaacattttcaataacattaaaGTGAGCTGCAAAAGCCTTGAACTTAGATATCATTTAGACAAATAATCTACCAAATATTCGATTAAACTGTTGACATTAGATGACTTTTTTAGCTTTAACATACAATTTTTCCACTCTTGTTGACAGTCTTTGGAAATCACATATCCTTATGAACTACTACTACAATAGTATTAATAGACAAAGCATAATACTACTGAATTTTCCATTTTGCACACAGTATGTGGTCCAAGTTTGATGTAAACCTTGAACACCTATAGTCGGATATAAACGTAATGCGAACGCCCTACATTTTGCAGGCATCCGTAGATGTTTATGGCCAAGAAAAGGTGTATTATTTCATGCATCCACAGTCCGCTAATATTGTCCCTGGaacatgttttaatgcaaaCTTAAGCATCGTCAATTTTgggtaaattaaacatcatatGTTTTAATGCAAGTCAAAGATTCCACGTTTCGCTTGCTATTGACTAGAAGATTTTGCCCACGTATTACTAGCTGACGTTCTTCTACTTCAGGGCTGGGGTTTGTATTCGGAATATCTTGGAGAAGAAATGGGACTGTATGAAGATGACTACGAGATGTAAGAGTAATCCCCTTACTTGTAATTTCAGTTTGAAGAAAGGAAACAGCCAAATATGAACAAATTAGTAATGTCCTTTAAACAACAACTGTTACAAAAGAATATAACATCGGTgattaacaatacaaacaactTTCGAAGTAAATTActcaaatatattacaaaatctGTTATAATgtctttacttttttaattttcaatgttttttttttctttctgctTCCCCCACCAGGATGGGTAGGTACAGTTACGACATTTTGCGAGCATGTCGGCTTGTAGTGGATACTGGCCTTCATTACTACCGGTAAGCACTGAATTTATTCTTGCTGAGTCATTGTTGTACtccaaatgaaatataaacaaaatacaatatacaaaacaatgttCCGAAAAGTTAGTTAAACTAGCGGTAATATGTCTGCCTACTATTTTTGCTCAACCTCAAGAAATGCAttgtatataacaaatattgGTCCTTGGTAGCGAATATgagaatattaaaaacataaacaacgaCATTACTAGTCAAGGCATTTAGTATTAAGCCAGAAACTATCTTTATGAATAATTACATTATCAGGTATGTTTCATTATCATTTCAACAGGTGGTCACGTGAGGAAGCAATACAATACCTGCAAAACTATACTGCAATGGCATATGGTAGCGCAGCCAATGAAATCGACCGTTACATTACGTGGCCTGGCCAGGCATGCGCTTACAAAGTTGGGGAAATAAAGATCCGAGAACTTCGGAAACATGCAGAGGATGAATTAggtgaatgatttttttccgtTTTAAAATCAGAGTATTACATTTAAGTTGATTACGCGTgatgaattgtttaaacttaaagTGTATTGGTACAATTGTTCAATTTCTGTAGTTAAAGCAACACTTtatatgctttattttattttgatttttaggCTCAAGATTTCACATACAAGAGTTCCATCTACTAGTACTGGAGAACGGCGCCATGCCAATGAGTGTATTGGAATCTCTTATAAAACGCTGGATACAGGACATCAAGTCTGAAACAAGCGCAGGCGTAATAAACACCAGCAATTTGTTGACTTTGTCGgcattttatttatcttatatcattttgtttaaataagcgTCTCTCTGAATATGTTTAAAGGACTTTTCTCCATACGTATGAGGACAGCTTTTATATGAAATCCATTGACAGATATAGTTTGAATAACTTGAACAGTAATCGTTTGAAAATAATGCTGAATAgtgtattcaatgtttatatgagGGCCTTAATTTGAAAGGATTTGAATGTGAAAGTATGTACTTCACATAATTCAGACCATCGAGCATAAATTGTTTCTTTCGAAGGCGGAAAACATAGATAAATACATATAAGCAACgtaataattttaatgtatgtgtttttttttctattaaaagctACGTGGCCACTAATTCCCAAGCAACAACTCGGCCATTTATTGAAAGTTTCGGGTAGgctttaaaaaatacaaaaatgtaatgaGACCAAGTACCATAACGCTAAGTAGACCCATTCGATAGCGTTAACAatgcaatgaaataaatgattttgattcGTGTCTTAATTACGCTTTGAAGTAACTTGCAATTGAACTTTCAGGACCGGTAAATTGTCAATTACTTGTCCTTcctaaaacatgaaatatgtcCCTTGACTTTTGAATACACATATACTACGTCTTCAATAAGAGCACCGCCATGATGGACTATCTTAACGATCCGTCATATCTGATTGTTAAATGGCCGCGAATTGATTCCCAActtaaaaagcgccaaaatatcgcatTGCATGCTGGAAGATTTCCAGCGTATCACATGACCGTAAATTTCAACAGCCTTTTCGCGGGTATTTTGGCACATCTTTTAAATGTGGAAtctgtggccacgtagctattcatagaaaatcacatttataaagaatatttttatcagtacacaaatcatgtttttcttttttctttttatcattaaagtcaaatgagtacAACACAGAACTGCATTACAATTGAATGGTTTCTTCTGTGCATCACTCAATGTTTTCAGTCGTCAGAGTATTTACATTGTGTTAGTATTCCATACAACTGATTAACACAAACGCTAGGCCCATATTCGAAGACAATCAGGAATACCGTCAAGAAATTAATGCCAAAGTTTGAACTTGAATTAATATGAACAAATTTTGGAACGAATTTGTCGAACAATGTTCAACCTTTACTGGAATGATAAACTCGCGTTGGGGTGCAATAGATTGCATCACATTCATCTCGCCATCTTTGACGGCAAGTCAGACAATGGTGCCACTTCATTGCAGTTTATCGCTTCAAATAAGCCAATCAGAGCAAACTATTTCGCGTTCagtcataattatatttgccTTTGTGACTGAATAGCTTCATAGATTGGGCTATCTACAATACTTCATGATCTTCTCAGCAGAGTTTCACCGATAAAATTAAAAGCGgcactttgaaaaataatcatttaatttgtaattCATTAgctattaaacatatattataacctatattatactatataccTATTATGTGTTGTTCCCAATCCAAAATTATGTAGAACAAGGCCTAGGTGTAAAGTATGTTGTTGATTATTTAGCGTGCTTACCAcgcatttcatttcattaatcaAGTATTATGTCTTTTGTTGTTTTGCGACGTTTCGTGTCAGGCCCCGTACCTTCTTctccccccccccgccccccgtTAATGTGTTAGGTCCTGAACCTTTATATCCCCAAGTTAATATATTATGTCCTGAACCTTCCTCTTCCCCAGTTAATGTGTTACGCCGTGAACCTTCCTCTTGCCCCGTTAATTTGTAAGGCCCTGAACCGTGCTCTGCCCAAAATTAATGTATAAGGCCCATTACCTTCTTCCCCCGTTATGTGTTATGCCCCTAACCTTCCTCTTCCCATCGTTAATCTGTTTGGTCATAAACCTTCCTCTCCCCTGTAAATGTGTTAGCCCCTAACTCTTCATCTCCCCCGTAATGCGTTAGGCCCTGAACCTTCTTCCTCCCCGTTAATGTGTTATGCCCCTTCTTCCACCGTTAATGTGTTATGCCCCTAACCTTCCTCTTCCCATCGTTAATCTATTTGGTCATAAACCTTCCTCTCCCCTGTAAATGTGTTAGCCCCTAACTCTAACTCTCCCCTGTAATGCGTTAGGCCCTGAACCTTCTTCCTCCCCGTTCATGTGTAAGCCCTGAATCTTCATCTCCCCAGGTAAAGGTATAGGGCCCTGAGCCTTCATCTACCTCCGTTAGTGTTTGAGGCCTTTATCCTTCATCCCTCCGTTAATGTGTTCCAATTCCCCAGTTTAATTGTCGGTGTATCCTCGTAGATGCAAATGAATTTTTATACTCGACTAACACAATGCACAATTTATTCCAGCGTATAGCATGCAAAAGACTTGCGCTTACCGTCTATGTCCGTGTAAGGAAAGAAACACATGAGCTTATATGcttgcatttgttatttttgcatCAATGTGCCCACTCTATTTCTTTACCGCATATATCTGCAGCACGAATGGGTGACTGTTGATTCTCGTTTAAATATGATCATCAAGCGGACCATGAGTTTTGCTACTAGAGGACAATCTACTGTTACAGTATAGTAAAGTAAAGTTCTATAGC encodes the following:
- the LOC128220299 gene encoding uncharacterized protein LOC128220299, with translation MRILYLTLIVFGLPTLIHGTAEQDLKSLEEDFWSWRMRYNPSTSTFQGLSKYDDLMESYNITTFETRRIDTEAFRNRLLLISRVDLDPSGKVNYDILNDTLETFLEGNKWAEYGALSPISFLGGIQLYYGPYFSYGSSRGDFENYIARLRAVQTQVNEIKELGRRAIALNRTLHNVSMAKVPGQIDRLIFDHPENSSYFLIFGDELYNNSNIQNQTEKDEIKSRGSKAVVAYMDAMTDLKTFITDEYMPAARSQWGVYAWDSSNNYYRACLKWHLSFEMSPEDVHNLGIQEVDKITTAMHKILDKQDFKGTVSDFFKSLENDTRAFSDNQTYILQFYNDTVFKRINPKLGKLFKDIPDVPLEIKASSSDGLGGGYSSASETSPGRFTINLFRPKEVPLFEAMALSLHEANPGHHMQHSYSMKADLPEFRRDPMLSFYNIPNWFPYYSSYQEGWGLYSEYLGEEMGLYEDDYEMMGRYSYDILRACRLVVDTGLHYYRWSREEAIQYLQNYTAMAYGSAANEIDRYITWPGQACAYKVGEIKIRELRKHAEDELGSRFHIQEFHLLVLENGAMPMSVLESLIKRWIQDIKSETSAGVINTSNLLTLSAFYLSYIILFK